The Nocardioides houyundeii genome includes the window ATGATGCGGGCGAAGACGTGGGCCAGGGGGAGGAACAGCAGCGTCGAGGCGCCGTCGCTGAACAGCTCGTCGAGCTCGTCGACGGCGACCCCCAGCTCGAACATGAAGTTGCCGTGGGTGAGCATGCACCCCTTGGGCTCACCAGTGGTCCCCGAGGTGTAGATCAGGGTCGCCAGGTCCAGGGGGGTGGCGGTGGTGCGCCGCTCCTCTAGAGCCTCGTCGGAGATGTCCTGGCCCAGCTGGGTGAGCACGTCCAGCGCGTTGTCGGCCAGTGACCAGACGTGGTGCAGCTCCTCGAGCTCGGCACGGACCGAGACAATGCGCGCCACGTGCTCGGGAGTCTCGGCCACGACGGCCCGGGTGCCGGAGTCGGAGAGGATGTGCCGGATCTGGAGCGAGGAGGAGGTCTCGTAGATGGGCACCGTGACGGCGCCGGCGAACCAGATCGCGTAGTCCAGCAGGGTCCACTCGTAACGGGTCTTGGAGATCAGGGCCACCCGGTCCCCGACCTCGATCCCTGCGGCGATCAGTCCCTTGGCGACGTCTTGGACCTGGGCGAGGAACTCCGCAGCCGTGACGTCGAGCCACGCGTCTCCGGTGTTGCGGCTGAAGACCACGGCGTCAGCTGCCTCACGGGCGTTGTTGACGACGTCGTCGGTGAGATTGCCGGTGCCGGGAATCTCGGTCGTCAGGGGCGTGGCGAACTCGCGCACGTGGGGGCCTCCTCATTTGCAGGTGTCAGACGCACGTTACCGCTGCGTTGCGGACCGACGAGATCCGGTAGGGTCCCTGACCTGACCTGACTACGACGGCCCACCGGCTCGTCGGCGACCCAGTGGAGGCAGGGATGGCCGAACAGACCACGTCCTCGATCATCATCGATGCGCCGCCGGCAGCCGTGATGGACGTGATCGCGGACTTCGAGGCATACCCCGCCTGGGCCAAGGGCGTGCAGACCGTGGAGGTCGTGGACTCCGGGTCCGGCAAGCGGGCGAAGTCGGTCTTCTTCGCCCTCGACGTCTCGCCGATCAAGGACGAGTACACGCTGACCTACGACTGGGACGGTGACCGCGCGGTCACCTGGACCCTGGTCGAGGGCAAGATGCTCAAGGCCCTGGACGGCGCCTACATCCTCGAGGACCTCGGCGACGGCTCCACCGAGGTCACCTACCGGCTGGCGCTCGACGTCTCGATCCCGCTGATCGGCATG containing:
- a CDS encoding SRPBCC family protein, yielding MAEQTTSSIIIDAPPAAVMDVIADFEAYPAWAKGVQTVEVVDSGSGKRAKSVFFALDVSPIKDEYTLTYDWDGDRAVTWTLVEGKMLKALDGAYILEDLGDGSTEVTYRLALDVSIPLIGMLKRKGEKILIDTALKGLKKRVESL